A stretch of the Arachis duranensis cultivar V14167 unplaced genomic scaffold, aradu.V14167.gnm2.J7QH unplaced_Scaffold_188575, whole genome shotgun sequence genome encodes the following:
- the LOC107472060 gene encoding tRNA (guanine(37)-N1)-methyltransferase 1-like, with translation MKTAGSIFLRTHFPTPTKLLFLPLTNPKHSLSLIPISISFTRFSSTNPNPILYGPSLHKGTAPTLQRPQNDTLLTLREDAFTRVFHLSALRVPSAHCSALETRLRGHLLNWPRVRNIARVPGDDLDPDLASLVTSGESGGGEEGHVSLQRRIYGQAEGDSDILSPVLYREKLARTFNTRGFVKFRNLAKISRPPKRKKKKKEDEEVKVERRTGKNDFATVEVVEEDDNGGGILGNLVEEEFGREKWRGSTRLLLLDER, from the coding sequence ATGAAGACAGCAGGGAGCATATTCCTAAGGACTCACTTCCCCACTCCAACTAAGCTCCTCTTCCTTCCTCTTACAAATCCCAAACACTCCCTCTCCCTAATTCCCATTTCCATATCCTTCACCCGCTTCTCATCCACCAATCCCAATCCAATCTTATACGGACCTTCCCTCCACAAAGGAACCGCTCCAACACTTCAACGCCCCCAAAACGATACCCTTCTCACCCTCCGTGAAGATGCCTTCACTCGCGTCTTCCACCTCTCTGCCCTCCGTGTCCCCTCCGCCCACTGCTCCGCCTTAGAGACTCGCCTCCGCGGCCACCTCCTCAACTGGCCTCGTGTTCGCAACATCGCTCGCGTCCCCGGTGATGACCTCGATCCCGACCTCGCTTCGCTAGTTACCTCCGGAGAAtcaggaggaggagaagaaggacaCGTGTCATTGCAGCGACGGATTTACGGCCAAGCCGAGGGAGACAGCGACATTTTGAGCCCGGTTCTGTACAGAGAGAAGCTCGCAAGGACGTTCAATACGCGTGGCTTCGTGAAGTTCAGGAACCTGGCGAAGATATCGAGGCCGccgaagaggaagaagaagaagaaggaggacgAGGAGGTGAAAGTCGAGAGGCGCACGGGGAAGAACGATTTTGCTACGGTGGAGGTTGTTGAAGAGGACGATAATGGAGGGGGTATTTTGGGGAATTTGGTTGAGGAAGAGTTTGGGAGGGAGAAGTGGAGGGGCTCCACGAGGTTGCTGTTGCTGGATGAACG